GGATTATGAAGGGCGTACAATGGCTCTTTACAACACAGGTGCTTTCCTTTTCCTATTAGTGAACTTCTTCCTATTTGGCTCACTATCAAACTTTCATATTTAAAACACTTTAATCAGGGGGAGAACGATGAGGAAAATTGTAATTGGAACACGTAAGAGTAAACTGGCATTGACTCAAACAAATTGGGTAATCGAAAAGTTGAAAGAAGAAGGTCTACCGTTCGAATTCGAAACGAAAAAGATTGTTACAACAGGGGATAAAATTCAGAACGTTACGCTTTCCCGTATCGGTGGAAAAGCGCTATTCGTTAAAGAGATTGAAGCTGCCATGTACAACAATGAAATTGACCTTGCTGTACATAGTATGAAAGATATGCCTTCAGAACCGCCAGAAGGACTAACAATTGGGAGTGTTCCAATTCGTGAAGACCACCGTGATGCTTACATTGGTCAGAACAGCGTCCCGTTCCATGAACTTCCTGAGGGTGCTGTTGTTGGAACAAGTAGCTTGCGCCGTGCAGCTCAAATTCGAGCGATTCGTCCTGACATTACAATTCGGTCGATTCGCGGTAACATAGACACTCGACTTCGAAAGCTTGAAGAAGAGGATTATGACGCAATTATACTTGCGACAGCCGGATTGAAGCGCATGGGTTGGTCCGATGATGTGATTACTGAATACTTGGAACCAGAGGTTATGGTGCCAGCAGTCGGGCAAGGCGCGTTAGCGCTCCAGTGTCGTGAAGGCGATGAAGAAGTGATGGAGCTTATCCAACGATTAAACCATGACTATACGTACCGGACGGTTATGGCAGAACGCTCCTTCTTGCAACGCTTGAACGGCGGATGTGAATCTCCAATCGGTGCATATGCTTACCTTCAGGGTGATGACATTGTGTTGACGGGGCTTGTGTCCACAGCAGATGGTACTACTGTGCTGAAAGAAGTAGTAACAGGAACAGATTCTCATGCGGTTGGTTTAGAAGCAGCAGATAAAATCTTAGCACGAGGTGGAGCTGAGATCATCGAAGCTTCTAAAGAGGAAACGAATGAGTAATGGGTGTACTGGAAGGTAAACAAATCCTAGTAACCCGTGAGCTGGAACAAGCCAAAACGATGACTTCAAAGATTCAACAGCTAGGCGGAATTTCGATTGAAATTCCGCTTTTGTCATTTAAATCTGCAGATAAGGAGACTTTTCGACGTTCCATTACGCACCTGGAACAGGCGGATTGGGTCTTCTTTACGAGTGCGAACGGTGTGGCTTTCTTTTTCGATCAACTTGAGGAAGAGCAACTTAAGCTCCCCTCCCACCTTTCGATTGCGGTAGTAGGCCTGAAAACGGAGCAAGCACTTCAGCAATATGGCTATCATCCTTCGTTCGTCCCAAGTCGATATAGCGCTTATACCTTAGGAACCGAGTTCATCGAGCAAGTTAGTGAGCCTTTATCCATTGTACTTATCCAAGGGAACTTATCGCGCACTACCTTAAAGGATACTCTGT
This genomic interval from Pontibacillus halophilus JSM 076056 = DSM 19796 contains the following:
- the hemC gene encoding hydroxymethylbilane synthase — protein: MRKIVIGTRKSKLALTQTNWVIEKLKEEGLPFEFETKKIVTTGDKIQNVTLSRIGGKALFVKEIEAAMYNNEIDLAVHSMKDMPSEPPEGLTIGSVPIREDHRDAYIGQNSVPFHELPEGAVVGTSSLRRAAQIRAIRPDITIRSIRGNIDTRLRKLEEEDYDAIILATAGLKRMGWSDDVITEYLEPEVMVPAVGQGALALQCREGDEEVMELIQRLNHDYTYRTVMAERSFLQRLNGGCESPIGAYAYLQGDDIVLTGLVSTADGTTVLKEVVTGTDSHAVGLEAADKILARGGAEIIEASKEETNE
- a CDS encoding uroporphyrinogen-III synthase, which produces MGVLEGKQILVTRELEQAKTMTSKIQQLGGISIEIPLLSFKSADKETFRRSITHLEQADWVFFTSANGVAFFFDQLEEEQLKLPSHLSIAVVGLKTEQALQQYGYHPSFVPSRYSAYTLGTEFIEQVSEPLSIVLIQGNLSRTTLKDTLSRGPYEIQTVIMYETVFNVTMETKLTEAIANKQIDALTFTSPSAVRAFTRLAGHFEEVFTYPCACIGPTTEQEARKLGFTRIVVPKTYTVEAMIEQLALDRDERNW